The Chitinophaga flava genome has a segment encoding these proteins:
- a CDS encoding FUSC family protein, whose amino-acid sequence MRTEQRINDIKSFLYSYHFSNGLRTTISVVVPSLIFAAIGQLGLGIAMSMGALCTALSDVPGTIIHKRNGLIISTILIFITALGTGLLLPYPTPMAFWILGCCFVYAMMLVYGNRGGNIGTGCLLIMVSILGETHLSPKMTVVYAGMVLLGSIWYSLLALILWQIRPYLNVQQALGDCILQTARYLELRANFYTPGVDVAANYKAVLAQQVIVNEKQENVRELLLKRRSAQQGTTSINKSMVLIFLDMVDLQEQIMASQTDYNALQRDFRQDDILGKFHALITEFVEELKNIGLAVAAGQRSLPKTNLKYEMEKVKKAIADITLKLPTLAERTRTIPLTNILQNLQDMAQRIYNLHRLTRLERLKDATIDPKLELSKFTTRQKYDFETFRDNLTFKSHIFRHAIRVSLATVTGYLLGITLHLDRVYWILLTIVVILKPGFGLTRSRSIQRLIGTVLGALFAAGLLYITHNNTIIFITMLLCILGAYSFMSFQYTLSVFFVTPFIIFLLHFLHPADLYNATQRVLDTFIGGGIAFFANMLLWPSWEHNTLPGFMQKMLLSNRKYLELVLKVYAGESNTVTDFKLARKTTYVDTANMMAAFQRMLSEPKSKQKNASKVYHFVVLNHTLTSHIAALAAYSMHHGVQFPRPEYQEITNYLLAYMDQLYLMIDPRTREQAQLQAPINAFDTLDEHLHNLVHLRQLEINEGKGATPTRDEMLETKQVHDQLQAMLSLVKDMGKALS is encoded by the coding sequence TTGCGTACAGAACAGCGGATCAACGATATTAAGAGCTTCCTTTACAGTTATCATTTCAGCAACGGTTTGCGCACCACTATCAGTGTGGTGGTCCCCTCCCTTATATTTGCGGCCATTGGCCAACTGGGCCTGGGTATTGCCATGTCGATGGGCGCCTTGTGTACCGCCCTCAGCGATGTACCTGGCACTATCATCCACAAGCGCAACGGACTTATCATCAGCACCATCCTGATTTTTATTACAGCACTGGGCACAGGGCTGCTATTGCCCTATCCAACACCGATGGCTTTCTGGATATTGGGTTGTTGTTTTGTGTATGCAATGATGCTGGTGTACGGCAACCGGGGTGGTAATATCGGCACCGGCTGTCTGCTGATTATGGTCTCCATCCTTGGAGAGACACATCTTTCACCAAAGATGACGGTAGTATATGCAGGCATGGTGCTGCTGGGCAGTATCTGGTATTCGCTGCTGGCGCTGATCCTGTGGCAGATCCGCCCCTACCTCAATGTACAACAGGCTCTGGGCGACTGTATCCTGCAGACTGCCCGCTACCTGGAACTGAGGGCTAATTTCTATACACCAGGAGTAGATGTTGCGGCCAACTACAAGGCTGTGCTGGCCCAACAGGTGATCGTCAACGAAAAACAGGAAAACGTGCGTGAGCTGCTGTTAAAAAGACGCTCCGCCCAACAAGGTACCACCAGTATCAATAAAAGCATGGTGCTCATCTTTCTGGACATGGTGGACCTGCAGGAACAGATCATGGCCTCCCAGACAGACTACAATGCCCTCCAGCGCGATTTCCGGCAAGACGATATCCTCGGGAAATTCCATGCCCTCATCACCGAATTTGTGGAAGAACTTAAAAACATAGGACTGGCTGTGGCAGCCGGACAACGTTCCCTCCCCAAAACCAATCTGAAATATGAAATGGAAAAGGTGAAAAAGGCTATCGCGGACATTACCCTCAAACTGCCTACCCTGGCGGAAAGGACCCGCACCATCCCACTCACCAATATCCTTCAGAACCTCCAGGATATGGCGCAAAGGATCTACAACCTTCATCGCCTTACTCGCCTCGAACGACTGAAAGACGCAACCATTGATCCCAAGCTGGAACTGTCTAAGTTTACCACCCGACAGAAATATGATTTTGAAACTTTCCGGGACAACCTGACCTTCAAATCCCATATTTTCAGACATGCTATCCGCGTAAGCCTCGCCACCGTGACTGGTTATCTGCTGGGAATAACCTTGCATCTGGACCGTGTATACTGGATCCTCCTGACGATTGTGGTAATCCTGAAACCCGGCTTCGGCCTTACCCGCTCACGCAGCATACAACGCCTGATAGGTACTGTTCTCGGAGCACTCTTTGCCGCCGGACTGCTTTACATCACACACAACAATACCATTATATTCATCACCATGTTGCTGTGTATCCTGGGAGCCTATAGTTTTATGAGCTTCCAATATACACTGAGCGTGTTTTTTGTGACACCTTTTATCATCTTCCTGTTGCATTTCCTGCATCCGGCTGATCTCTACAATGCTACCCAGAGAGTACTCGATACCTTCATTGGCGGTGGTATCGCCTTCTTCGCCAATATGTTGCTGTGGCCTTCCTGGGAACACAATACGCTGCCCGGGTTCATGCAAAAAATGCTGCTCTCCAACCGGAAATATCTGGAACTGGTGTTAAAGGTATATGCCGGAGAAAGCAATACCGTGACCGATTTCAAGCTGGCCCGTAAAACCACCTATGTAGACACAGCCAATATGATGGCCGCCTTCCAGCGGATGTTGTCTGAACCTAAAAGCAAACAGAAAAATGCCTCCAAAGTATATCACTTTGTAGTACTGAACCATACCCTTACTTCCCATATAGCCGCCCTGGCCGCCTACAGCATGCATCACGGTGTGCAGTTCCCCAGGCCGGAATACCAGGAAATCACCAATTACCTGCTGGCCTACATGGACCAGCTGTACCTGATGATTGATCCCCGGACCCGTGAGCAAGCCCAACTACAGGCTCCCATCAACGCCTTTGATACACTGGATGAACATCTGCACAACCTGGTGCACCTCAGACAGCTTGAGATCAACGAAGGAAAAGGTGCTACCCCCACCCGGGATGAGATGCTGGAAACCAAACAGGTCCATGACCAACTGCAGGCCATGCTTTCTCTTGTAAAGGATATGGGTAAAGCCCTGAGCTGA
- the bshC gene encoding bacillithiol biosynthesis cysteine-adding enzyme BshC — protein sequence MLEYIPYGKTGYFNQLVIDFLAEEPQIKPFYAYSPVKPDFAAAIKARQQFNTPRTALVAALQQQYKNLEPVKAVQDNIASLLEERTFTVTTAHQPNIFTGYLYFVYKILQTIKLCRELKQQYPQQHFVPVYYMGSEDNDLEELGSIYLEGKTLTWSAGQQGAVGRMQPDGLEQLIGQVKDALGYAPHAGELIALLRKAYLEHNNIQEATLYLVHELFGRYGLVVLVPDNPDLKRLYIPVMKDELFHQASHTIVNDTLAQLEAHYKVQANPREINLFYLQDGMRERIVQEGEQWKVLHTPLKFDAAALEKELETHPERFSPNVILRGMFQETILPNIAFVGGGGEIAYWLELKGLFAHYKVPYPVLLLRNSLLLTDEMSKQRLDKLGITTAELFQSTDDIVNGYVKKHTNATLVLKEEYAVIEKLFDALEEKARSIDVTLVASAGAERSKALKSIGKLEHKFLRAEKKKFAWQTDQIKQVKNKLFPGGALQERKENFMPWYAAEGPAFLDRVLEALTPVTDQFIILS from the coding sequence ATGCTCGAGTATATTCCTTATGGGAAGACTGGTTATTTTAATCAGCTGGTAATAGATTTTTTAGCAGAAGAGCCACAGATCAAACCATTTTACGCCTATTCGCCTGTAAAACCGGATTTTGCTGCAGCTATCAAGGCCCGTCAGCAGTTCAATACCCCCCGGACAGCCCTGGTAGCGGCATTACAACAGCAATATAAAAACCTGGAACCCGTGAAGGCGGTACAGGATAATATTGCCAGCCTGCTGGAAGAGCGCACCTTTACGGTCACCACTGCTCACCAGCCCAACATCTTCACCGGCTACCTGTATTTTGTATATAAGATCCTGCAAACCATCAAACTGTGCAGGGAACTGAAACAACAGTATCCGCAACAGCACTTTGTGCCTGTATACTATATGGGCAGCGAAGATAATGACCTGGAAGAACTGGGAAGTATATACCTGGAAGGTAAAACCCTGACCTGGTCTGCCGGCCAGCAGGGAGCTGTAGGCCGCATGCAGCCCGATGGACTGGAACAGCTTATCGGCCAGGTAAAAGATGCGCTGGGATATGCTCCGCATGCTGGAGAACTGATTGCGCTGTTACGCAAGGCCTATCTTGAACACAATAATATCCAGGAAGCCACCCTGTATCTTGTACACGAGCTGTTTGGCCGCTATGGACTGGTGGTACTGGTGCCTGACAATCCTGACCTGAAACGTTTATATATTCCTGTCATGAAAGATGAGCTCTTTCATCAGGCTTCCCATACCATCGTTAATGATACCCTGGCTCAACTGGAAGCTCACTATAAAGTCCAGGCCAATCCCAGGGAAATAAATCTTTTTTATCTGCAGGATGGTATGCGGGAACGGATCGTACAGGAAGGGGAACAGTGGAAAGTATTACACACCCCGTTGAAATTTGACGCTGCCGCCCTGGAAAAAGAGCTCGAAACACATCCCGAACGTTTCAGCCCCAATGTCATCCTGAGAGGAATGTTTCAGGAAACGATCCTCCCTAACATCGCTTTTGTGGGCGGTGGTGGAGAAATTGCCTACTGGCTGGAGCTGAAAGGCCTTTTTGCTCATTATAAAGTACCATATCCTGTACTGCTGTTGCGTAACTCCCTGTTATTGACAGATGAGATGTCGAAGCAGCGCCTTGATAAGCTGGGGATTACCACTGCGGAATTGTTCCAAAGTACCGATGATATCGTGAACGGCTATGTGAAAAAACATACCAATGCCACGCTGGTTCTCAAAGAGGAATATGCTGTCATTGAAAAGTTGTTTGATGCCCTGGAGGAAAAGGCACGTAGTATCGATGTGACATTGGTGGCCAGTGCCGGGGCAGAAAGGAGCAAAGCGTTAAAATCTATTGGTAAACTGGAGCACAAGTTTCTGCGGGCGGAAAAGAAAAAATTTGCCTGGCAAACTGACCAGATCAAACAGGTGAAAAATAAATTGTTCCCCGGTGGCGCCTTACAGGAGCGTAAAGAAAACTTTATGCCCTGGTATGCCGCAGAAGGACCAGCATTCCTGGACCGGGTACTGGAGGCATTGACGCCGGTAACAGATCAGTTTATAATATTGAGCTGA
- a CDS encoding glycogen synthase: protein MEILHVSAECYPVAKVGGLGDVVGALPKYQYELGTIAKVVVPAYRNKYYDTHEFDVVHQAGMWLGHDWYHFNVLKERSNELGFDLYLVDIPGLLDTPNVYGYPNDTERFLAFQIAVLDWVNEWNHQPDVIHCHDHHTGLIPFLMSYGYKYERMKEIPSVLTIHNAQYQGQFGWDKLYLIPSFDLWKSGLLDWSGAINPLAAGIKCAWRVTTVSPGYLEELYHNANGLEWLISHERAKTVGIINGIDNTVWDPATDTMVQINYDMDTVAEGKLENKKALCERFGLDSSLPLVSFIGRLVGDKGADLLPEIISRSLHELPGEVNFLVLGSGDPHVEWSLQQTRHEVSYGFNLHIGYNESLAHLIYAGSDFLLMPSRVEPCGLNQLYALRYGTVPMVRSTGGLKDTVTDFGDPDGFGIRFNQAGIWDACYSVKRAIELFNDTSHLEEIRLRGMRLNNSWGRSAQRYLEVYSSMKS, encoded by the coding sequence ATGGAGATATTACACGTTAGCGCGGAATGTTACCCGGTAGCCAAAGTAGGAGGGCTCGGTGATGTGGTAGGGGCGTTACCCAAATACCAGTACGAACTGGGGACTATTGCCAAGGTGGTAGTGCCGGCCTACAGGAACAAGTATTACGACACCCACGAATTTGATGTGGTCCATCAGGCTGGTATGTGGCTTGGACACGACTGGTACCACTTCAATGTGCTGAAGGAACGAAGCAACGAACTGGGCTTTGATCTGTATCTGGTAGACATCCCCGGCTTGCTCGATACCCCGAACGTTTACGGTTATCCCAACGACACGGAACGTTTTCTGGCCTTTCAGATCGCTGTGCTCGACTGGGTCAATGAATGGAACCATCAGCCGGACGTGATTCATTGTCACGACCACCATACCGGACTGATACCTTTTCTCATGAGTTATGGTTACAAGTATGAACGCATGAAGGAAATACCTTCCGTGCTAACCATTCACAATGCTCAATACCAGGGCCAGTTTGGATGGGACAAGCTGTACCTGATACCCTCTTTTGATTTATGGAAATCCGGACTGCTGGACTGGAGCGGGGCTATTAATCCCCTTGCTGCCGGTATTAAATGTGCATGGCGTGTTACTACAGTATCTCCCGGCTACCTGGAAGAACTGTATCATAACGCTAACGGGCTCGAATGGCTGATCAGCCATGAACGGGCCAAAACAGTCGGCATTATCAACGGTATAGATAATACAGTGTGGGACCCTGCCACCGATACCATGGTGCAGATCAACTATGATATGGATACAGTTGCTGAAGGGAAACTGGAAAATAAAAAAGCGCTCTGCGAACGCTTCGGCCTTGATTCCTCCTTACCACTCGTATCCTTCATCGGCCGGCTGGTAGGAGACAAAGGAGCTGACCTGCTGCCTGAAATTATTAGCCGCTCCCTGCATGAATTACCAGGAGAAGTGAACTTCCTCGTATTGGGAAGTGGAGATCCACATGTGGAATGGTCACTACAACAAACAAGACACGAGGTCAGTTATGGCTTTAACCTGCATATCGGGTACAATGAATCGCTGGCACATCTTATCTATGCCGGCAGCGATTTTCTGTTGATGCCTTCCCGGGTAGAGCCTTGCGGATTGAACCAGCTGTATGCCCTTCGTTATGGTACCGTACCGATGGTGCGTAGTACCGGCGGACTGAAAGATACTGTAACTGATTTTGGTGATCCCGATGGTTTTGGTATCCGTTTTAATCAGGCTGGCATTTGGGATGCCTGCTATTCCGTAAAACGGGCCATTGAGCTGTTTAATGATACCAGCCATCTGGAGGAAATACGGCTGCGGGGCATGCGGCTCAACAATTCCTGGGGCCGTTCAGCACAGCGTTATCTGGAAGTATACAGTAGTATGAAAAGTTAA
- a CDS encoding glycoside hydrolase family 130 protein, with the protein MRLSIERKPTKIYPDLKRVVARFFFNGEARAKSIIQHVAGMTDDEVEVTITPILREFSRRHRNITRIFERHADRIKHLFAAVQVNYDELSLKRKLLTGSYFTNEYSIESAAFFNPSMIEDVDQSGLEVGEKRIILSFRAVGEGHISSIAFRSGLIDRDNQITLETAGNYVDEAEVIRNAMYNKGNFFQNAVSIKLPDPVMQEVMHSLPDQFEYMALKKVIREMQQRYQIDHLLKKALERLLWLADSYYELNFSLDTDISDRVIFPYSDAESRGIEDARFVKYTSENGSVTYYATYTAFDGVTIQPKLLATKDFYNFKIMPLYGEGAQNKNLALFPRKIKGKYVMISRIDGINGYIMYSDKINIWENPQILHTPKYPWEFVQVGNCGSPIETPEGWLVITHGVGPMRTYCIGASLLDLDDPGTEIGRLREPLLMPNKDEREGYVPNVLYSCGSIVHNDELIIPYGLSDYASGFATVNLEKLLNQIKADGV; encoded by the coding sequence ATGCGATTGTCAATCGAGCGGAAGCCTACCAAGATTTATCCTGATCTGAAAAGGGTGGTCGCCAGGTTTTTTTTCAATGGCGAAGCCAGGGCTAAATCCATCATTCAGCATGTTGCTGGGATGACCGATGATGAAGTAGAAGTAACGATTACGCCTATACTGAGAGAGTTTTCCCGGCGTCACCGTAATATTACCCGCATCTTCGAAAGACATGCAGACAGAATCAAACATCTTTTCGCCGCAGTGCAAGTCAATTATGACGAGCTGTCGCTGAAAAGGAAACTGCTGACCGGCTCGTATTTTACCAATGAATATTCCATAGAGTCTGCTGCTTTTTTTAATCCATCGATGATTGAAGATGTGGACCAGAGCGGGTTGGAAGTAGGGGAGAAAAGAATCATACTCAGCTTCCGCGCAGTTGGAGAAGGACATATTTCTTCCATTGCCTTCCGCAGCGGACTGATAGACCGTGATAACCAGATCACCCTGGAAACTGCCGGCAATTATGTGGATGAAGCAGAAGTGATCCGCAACGCCATGTATAATAAAGGTAATTTCTTTCAGAACGCGGTGTCTATCAAACTCCCCGATCCGGTTATGCAGGAAGTAATGCACAGCCTGCCCGATCAGTTTGAATACATGGCTCTGAAGAAGGTAATCCGCGAAATGCAGCAGCGTTACCAAATAGACCACCTGCTCAAAAAAGCACTGGAAAGGTTGCTGTGGCTGGCAGATTCTTACTATGAACTGAATTTCTCACTGGACACCGATATCTCAGACCGTGTCATCTTCCCATATTCCGATGCGGAAAGCAGAGGGATAGAAGATGCCCGGTTTGTAAAATATACCAGCGAAAACGGCAGTGTCACCTATTATGCCACCTATACCGCCTTTGATGGTGTGACTATTCAGCCCAAACTACTGGCCACAAAAGATTTCTATAATTTCAAAATAATGCCCTTATATGGAGAGGGGGCCCAGAATAAAAATCTGGCCCTCTTTCCCCGTAAAATCAAGGGAAAATATGTGATGATATCCCGTATCGATGGTATCAACGGGTATATCATGTATTCCGATAAAATTAATATATGGGAAAATCCTCAGATACTGCATACCCCTAAATATCCCTGGGAATTTGTTCAGGTGGGCAACTGCGGCTCCCCCATTGAAACTCCGGAGGGCTGGCTGGTGATTACCCACGGGGTGGGCCCTATGCGTACTTACTGTATTGGTGCCAGTCTGCTGGACCTGGATGATCCCGGCACGGAAATAGGCCGTCTCCGCGAGCCGCTGCTTATGCCCAATAAGGACGAAAGGGAAGGTTACGTGCCCAACGTCCTGTATTCCTGCGGCTCTATCGTACATAATGATGAGCTGATCATTCCTTATGGCTTATCCGACTATGCTTCAGGCTTCGCTACAGTCAACCTGGAAAAGCTGCTGAACCAGATCAAAGCCGACGGTGTATAG
- a CDS encoding glycosyltransferase family 4 protein — protein MKIAILSPVAWRTPPRHYGPWEQMASNLAEGLIARGIDVTLFATSDSVTNGKLAWICRQGYEEDHSADAKVNECMHISYLMEQAHHFDLIHNHFDFLPLTYSRLIGTPMVTTIHGFSSEKIVPVYQRYNQGGHYVSISNSDRHPSLQYKATVYNGIRAEDFSFSPTADGYLLYYGRIHPDKGTHEAIQIARHTNRQLLMAGIVQQKDYFNEMVKPYIDNEQVKYLGPVGGAARSELLGKATALLHPISFNEPFGLSVAEAMLCGTPVIAFNRGSMPELIQNQRTGFLVDTTQEAAAAVEDIRMIDRYTCHMHAREHFTTERMTEDYLKVYKMI, from the coding sequence ATGAAGATCGCAATTCTTTCACCGGTAGCGTGGCGTACCCCACCCAGACATTACGGCCCCTGGGAACAGATGGCATCCAACCTGGCAGAAGGGCTTATTGCCCGGGGAATAGATGTAACCCTTTTTGCCACCAGCGATTCTGTTACAAATGGTAAACTGGCCTGGATATGCCGGCAGGGCTATGAAGAAGACCACTCCGCAGATGCCAAGGTCAACGAATGCATGCATATCAGCTACCTGATGGAACAGGCACATCACTTTGATCTTATCCATAATCATTTTGATTTTCTTCCCCTCACTTATTCCCGGCTTATCGGCACTCCTATGGTCACTACCATCCATGGATTTTCTTCTGAGAAAATTGTTCCTGTGTACCAGCGCTACAACCAGGGGGGGCATTACGTCTCTATCAGCAATTCCGACCGTCATCCATCCCTCCAGTATAAAGCAACAGTATATAACGGTATCCGGGCAGAGGACTTTAGTTTTAGTCCCACCGCCGATGGTTACCTGCTTTATTATGGGCGTATTCATCCGGATAAGGGCACACACGAGGCCATACAAATAGCCCGGCACACCAACCGGCAGTTGCTGATGGCGGGGATAGTACAACAGAAAGATTATTTTAACGAGATGGTAAAACCTTACATCGACAATGAGCAGGTAAAGTACCTGGGACCGGTGGGGGGCGCTGCCCGTAGTGAATTATTGGGTAAAGCCACTGCACTCCTGCATCCGATCAGCTTCAACGAACCTTTCGGGCTGAGTGTGGCGGAAGCTATGCTTTGTGGCACTCCGGTCATTGCATTTAACCGTGGTTCAATGCCGGAGCTGATACAGAACCAGCGCACCGGTTTTCTGGTGGATACCACACAGGAGGCAGCAGCAGCGGTGGAAGACATCCGTATGATAGACCGCTATACATGCCATATGCATGCCCGTGAGCACTTTACAACGGAACGGATGACGGAGGATTATCTGAAAGTTTATAAAATGATCTGA
- a CDS encoding glucose-1-phosphate adenylyltransferase: protein MTKDVISIILGGGAGTRLYPLTRRRSKPAVPIAGKYRLVDIPISNCLNAELNRIFVLTQFNSASLNKHIKNTYHFSNFDKGFVDILAAEQTPDNPTWYQGTADAVRQCLHHVENFDFKYILILSGDQLYQMDFQEMINHHIETGAEISIATIPVSAKDASDFGILKTDASGAIVSFTEKPSQEALPPWASEVSDDMKQAGRVYLASMGIYIFSREVLFEILNKKPEATDFGKQVIPDAIEAQARVFSYQYEGYWTDIGNISSFWEANIGLTDEIPQFNLFNESQTIYTRARMLPPAKISATLEKTIIADGCIIMASRLERCVVGIRTRIGKGSVISNTYIMGSDYYQTLDELDKANTEGRPQMGIGENCVIDRAIIDKNCSIGNNVHIKGGDHLPDGDFEKYTVKDGIVVVKKGVVLPDGFNI from the coding sequence ATGACGAAAGATGTAATATCCATTATTCTTGGAGGCGGTGCAGGTACCCGCCTGTATCCCCTTACCCGTCGCCGGTCTAAACCGGCAGTGCCTATTGCCGGTAAATACAGACTGGTGGATATTCCTATCTCCAATTGCCTGAATGCGGAACTGAACCGCATTTTTGTGTTGACCCAGTTTAATTCTGCATCGCTCAATAAACATATCAAAAACACTTATCACTTCAGCAACTTTGATAAAGGGTTTGTCGATATTCTGGCAGCAGAACAAACCCCTGACAACCCCACCTGGTATCAGGGTACTGCAGATGCCGTAAGGCAATGCCTCCATCATGTGGAGAACTTCGATTTTAAATACATACTGATCCTCTCCGGCGACCAGCTTTACCAGATGGATTTCCAGGAGATGATTAACCACCATATTGAAACGGGCGCTGAAATTTCTATCGCTACCATCCCTGTGAGCGCAAAGGATGCTTCTGATTTTGGGATACTTAAAACAGATGCTTCCGGTGCTATTGTTTCCTTTACAGAGAAACCATCGCAGGAAGCCCTGCCGCCATGGGCCTCTGAAGTGAGCGATGATATGAAGCAGGCTGGTCGGGTGTACCTCGCCAGTATGGGTATCTATATCTTCAGCAGGGAAGTGTTGTTCGAAATACTGAACAAAAAACCGGAGGCGACCGATTTTGGTAAACAGGTGATCCCTGATGCAATTGAAGCCCAGGCCAGGGTGTTCAGTTATCAGTACGAAGGCTACTGGACAGACATCGGTAATATCTCCTCCTTCTGGGAAGCCAATATCGGACTGACAGACGAAATTCCGCAGTTTAACCTCTTTAATGAGTCGCAGACTATCTACACCCGCGCCCGGATGCTGCCGCCTGCTAAAATATCAGCAACGCTTGAGAAAACAATCATTGCTGATGGTTGTATTATTATGGCAAGTCGTCTTGAACGCTGTGTGGTGGGCATACGTACCCGGATCGGCAAAGGGTCGGTCATCTCCAATACCTACATCATGGGGAGCGATTACTACCAGACCCTTGACGAACTGGACAAGGCCAACACCGAAGGTCGTCCGCAGATGGGCATAGGGGAAAACTGTGTTATCGACAGGGCGATTATAGACAAGAACTGCAGTATCGGAAATAACGTACATATCAAAGGCGGGGATCATCTTCCGGATGGAGATTTTGAGAAATATACAGTAAAAGACGGCATTGTTGTTGTAAAAAAAGGAGTAGTCCTGCCGGACGGATTCAATATCTAA